The Alicyclobacillus macrosporangiidus CPP55 genome segment GTGGGCGGATAAATTCAAAACGTATGCTATAACGCTCCGAAGGCGACGCGATAAATCAAAAACGTTTGGTATCCTGCCGACGTGACGGGCCGTTAGATAACAAACGTATGCTACCCCGATCCTTCGCGGTACACAAAGGGGGGAATGGAAGGTGCGCGGGCCGCTCCATCGCCACCGGTACGGGCTCGTAGCCGTCGCTGCGGTGGCCGCATTCCTCTTGGGGCATGGATGGAATTGGATGAACTCGGCAACCGCCCAACAGGAGCGCGACATCGCGCTCCCGAACGACGACTTCGATGCTGCAACTATGGCCCAGATTTACAAGAATCTCAACCAGTACAACGTCGCGTCGACCCCACAGGATCACGAGGTGTACGTCGTGACCGGTGGCATCGGCACGGCCAATCCGCGCATTCTGGAATGGGATAGCGCAGGAAACATGGACTTCGGCCGCCGCCAGGGCGGTGAGATCTTCCACATCCTGCAGATGCATCAAGACCCGCGCACATGGCAGTACGCCATCCCGCACGTTTCTGGCAACACCGCCGCCGACGCCAAGAACGCCACGTTTACCTACACCCCGACGCGCTGGGTCCCCATTAAGACCCACACCGGCCGGGTCTACTACAAGCTCGACGATCCGCATCAGTCGCCCCAGTACTGTTTCCAAGTCGGCAACACGTATTTCCTCGTCGTTCCGTTTCCGAAGGACGAGTTTCCCGAGGGCCTGATGACCCACCTCAAGCCGCTGGGGAATCCCCTCCGTGGAAGCGGTGCCTCCGACTCCTATTCCGGCTCCTAGGCTCCGAAACACTGGACCTCCAGGCTGGCGGCGCAGACACCGGCCTGCCTCATCGCGCACCCGCCGCGCCTCCGCTTCATACCGTGTAGTGAATGGTGGAGAGGGAGGCGCGAGTCATGCAATACGACGCGCTCCTGCAGGTTCTCGCGCAAGGGATAGAGGCGCTGATGGAACGTCAACGCGCGGACGGCGCGTTCGACTTTTGCTGCGAGGTGAACCCGCTGCCCGACGCCATGATGGCGCTGTGCTTGCGCCTCATGGGGGCCCAGACGGACACTGCGGGCCCCTCCGCCTGCACGCCTGGCCACGCACCGGTCGCTCCCATCGTCCACACGCCGGTCGTCTGGTCGGCCTCGTCGCCTGTCGATCCGCTGGCCGACGCCCTCTGCCGGCGGATTGAATCCCTCCAGGACGAAGACGGGGCATGGCGCGCCTACCCCGATCAGCCCGACAATCCATCGGCGACTGCGCTCGCCTACGCCACCCTGCTGCTCTGTGGACGCGCGCCGGACGACCCGGCCATGCAGCGGGCCCGCGACTACTTGGTGCGGCACGGCGGGCTCGACGCCGCGTCGCACATGACGAAGATCTTGCTCGCCACGGCGGGCCAGTACCCGTGGAACCGGCTGCCCGGCGAGCACATCGACTTCGCGCTGCTCGGGCCCGGCGCCCCACTGTCCCTGTATGACTTCTCCAGCTATGCGCGAGTGCACATGCCTTCCTTCATGATCCTGCGCCACCTGCGGCACCGCTTCCCCGTCCCGCCGCACCCCGGGATCGTCTCACTGCTGGCTCCGCCGCGCGACCTGCCGGCGCTCCGCACCCGCTTCCGGCACACGCGGGCCATCCAGCGCTGCCGCGTCTGGATCCTGGACCGGCTGGAGCCGAACGGCACCTTGGCCAGCTACGTCACCGCCACCGTGCTCGCCGTATTCGCGCTGGCCGCTGTGGGGGACGAGCGGGATGTCCCCGTCATCCAGCGGGCTCTGGAGGGCATGCGGGAGATGGTCCGGCCGCTGGACGGGACGCTCCACCAGCAGGTGTTCACCTCCACCGTCTGGGACACCGCCCTCGCCCTGCATGCGCTCATATCCGCCCGGGATGCCCTCCGCTCCGCTGGCCGTCCCGGCTCGGTTCCGGCAGACCATGCAGATCCTGTGGAGGAAGCCCATCTTCGGCGGGCCGCGCAGTATCTCGCGTCGCGCCAACAGGACCTTCCCTCCGACTGGTGCGTGCATGCGCCATCCGTGCAGCCGGGTGGCTGGGGTTTTTCCGATGTCAACACCAGGTACCCCGACGTTGACGACACGGCCGCCGCCGTACAGGCGCTGTATCCCTACCGCCGCGATGTGTGGCCGGTGTGGAAGCAGGGCGTACGATGGCTCATCGGGATGCAGAACGAGGACGGCGGTTGGGGCGCGTTCGAGCGGGATTCCGGGAAGCGCTGGCTGGAGCGGCTGCCCATCAACGACATGGGCCAGGCGATGACCGATCCGTCCAGCGCCGACCTGACCGGCCGGGTGATCGAAGCGCTTTCGTCGACGCATGTGCCTGCTCGGCGGGCCATCGCGCGCGGCGTGCAGTGGTTGCGGGGGGCGCAGCGCGAGGACGGATCGTGGCGCGGGCGGTGGGGCATCTGCTTTCTGTACGGCACATGGGCCGCCGTCTCGGGCCTGGCGGCCGCCGGTGTGCCGCGGGACGATCCCGCCCTGCGGCGGGCCGCCGCGTGGTTGTGCAGCGTCCAGCACGCCGACGGCGGATTCGGGGAGTCGTGCCGGAGCGATGAGGTGGACACATTCGTCGATCTCGCCGCCAGCACGCCCACCCAGACGGCCTGGGGGCTGATGGCCCTCCTGGCGGCCGTCGGGCCGGAGGCGCCGGAGACCCGCCGCGCGGCCGCCGCCCTGATGGACATGGCCCAACCCGGCGGCGGGTGGGGGGAGGCGTATCCCACCGGGGCCGGGATCGCCGGCCAGGCCTACATCCGCTATCACAGCTATCCGATGGTGTGGCCGCTCCTGGCCCTCGCCCGGTACGCCGCCCAACGTCCGGCGCCATGACCGCGATGGATGGTCGTGACGAAGCCCACGCCGCCTCCTCGTCCTGCCATTCCTTTGGTGGCGAAAAGGTATCATCTCCGGAATTTTCGCCGGCCCCTGTCGCTCGAAATGTGATATCCTTTTGACCATGAACCGGGGATTTGTGTACCTGGCGTTGGCGACGCTAGGATGGAGCGGAAACTATATCGCAGGAAGGTACCTGGCGGGGGCGATGCCGGCGCTTTTCCTCAACGGGGTGCGCTGGGCGATATCGGCCCTGATCCTGCTTGCGATCGCGCGGCTGACCCGCCGGCGGGTGGGGTTGCGCCGCCATGCCCGGGAACTGTTTCTCCTCGGCCTGGTCGGGATGTTCCTGTTCTCCTCGCTGACCTATATCGGTCTGCGCAGCGTCCCGGCGTCGCAGGCGGGTCTCATCAGCGGGACGTCGCCGATGTTCATCCTCCTGCTCGGGGTCGCTGCCCTGCGCGAGCGGCCCGGCTGGACGGCGTGGATCGGGGTGCTCCTGTCGATGGCGGGTGTCGCCATCTTGATGGGGGTTGCCGGATCGCCGGGCGACGCGGCGCACGGGGGCGGCGGTGGCGGCTGGCTCAGCCAAGGGCCATTGGTCCTGTTGCTTGCGTCCTTCACGTGGGCGGTGTATACCGTCCTCGGGAAGCGCTGGGGCGGCCGGATCACCCCGTTTGAGGTTACCGCCGGCGCCGCCGTGTATGGCGCCATCCCCAGCCTCGCCTTTGGAATCTGGTCGCTGCGCGGCCAGACGCTGCACATGACGCCGATGGCGTGGGTGGCCTTGGGGTACGTCAGCACCGTGGCGTCGGTGGCTGCGTACTTCGTGTGGACGAGCGGGGTGGAGCGCGTCGGGGCGGGCCGCGCCGCACCGTGGATGAACCTGCTGCCGGTGTGGAGCGTCGTCCTCGGTGTCCTGCTGCTGCACGAGCGCCTCACCGTGCGAGCACTCACCGGCGGCGCCGTGATCCTGGCCGGGGCCCTGTTGACCGGGGTGCGGAGCGGAAGGCATCCGCCCGGCGAGGCTGTGTCCGAAGGGCCAGGCATGTAGGCGTCAGCCAGCCGCTGGTCCGGCAGGGCGCGGTCAGGCCGCTGTCTATCGTGCCAGGTGCGCCGTCGCCAGGGAGTATCCGTCCAGGGGTGGCGGTTTCCGCTCATCCCATTTCGCACATCCCGTATCATCACCTGGGGAACAAAGGAGGACGCGTATGTCGGAGGTCATCATTCGGGTCCGCGACAACGGGTCGTACCGCGTGGAAGGGCCGGTGAAGCTGCTCGACGCAGAGGGCAACGAGTTCGAGCACAAGGAGTCGTTCTCGCTGTGCCGGTGCGGACAATCGAACAACAAGCCGTTTTGCGACGGCACGCACAAGACCGTAGGGTTTCAGGACGCGTGCCGGGCGAAGTGAGACCGGGAGCGGTGTTCCGAAGGGACACCGCTCCCCTGCTGCACGACTCAAGCGGCCATAGCGCGGCTCAACCGGCGTTGCGGAAGAAGTCCCGGTTGATGGCAATCCATTCCTTCTCCTCGTCCGGGACGAAGTCCTCCTGGAAGATGGCCGACACCGGGCACACCGGTTCGCAAGCACCGCAGTCGATGCACACATCCGGGTTGATGAGGTAGGTGTCGCCGCCGTCGTGAATCGCGTCGACCGGGCAGACCTCGACGCATTCCGCGGCTTTCTCGCCGATGCACGGGGATGTGATGACGAATGCCATCTCGACCGCCTCTCTTCCACTCCGTTTTGGGGCATGCGCCCCCGGCGGATGAGATCCGCCACTTTGAGTGTGGCACGCGGCGGCAGGCATCGGTATGACGCGTATCACAACGCCAGGGAGCCCCGGGGCCCCGCCTCGCAACCCTATTCATTCACGCAACAGCGAGAGGAGAGCGCACCATGGATAAGCGCGTTTTGATGACCGGATTCGATCCGTTCGGCGGCGAGACGATCAACCCCGCCTGGGAAGCGGTGCGCCGATTGGACGGCCGCGCGCTGGACGGCGGGTGGACCATCGTCGCCCAGCAGGTGCCGACGGTGTTTGACCGATCCATCGCCGTATTGCGCGAGGCCATTGGGCGGGTGCAGCCCCAAGTGGTCATCTGCGTCGGGCAGGCCGGCGGGCGCACGCAGATCACCCCGGAGCGAGTGGCCATCAACGTGAACGACGCCCGTATCCCGGACAACGCCGGACAGCAGCCCATCGACACGCCGGTGGTCCCTGGCGGGCCGGCGGCTTACTTCACGAAGCTGCCTATTAAGCGGATCGTCACCGCCCTGCGGGAAGCAGGCATTCCGGCCGCCGTATCGAACACCGCCGGGACGTACGTGTGTAACCACATCTTCTACGGACTCATGCACCTGATTGCCACCGAGCACCCACAGGTGCGCGGCGGGTTTGTTCACATTCCGTATCTGCCCGAGCAGGTCACCGGAAAGGCGGAGCCCAGCATGGCGCTGGAACTCATCGTCCGCGGCCTGGAGCGGGTTGCCGCCGTGAGCGCGGCGGCGTACGACGCGGGCAGCGAGGCGGATCTGGCGGTGACGGCCGGGCAGGAGTGCTAGCGGCCGCGATCGCATCGGCGGGTGGCCCAGCAAGAGCAAGTCGCGTCGTTGAGGCAGCCACAGCGGCGGCACTAAATTCGCTACAGATTTGCAGCGAGGGGGAGACAAGCATGGCGGATCGGATCCTCATCACCAACGGTCGCGTCCTCAGCCCCACCGGGGAGTGGGTGGACGGGCAAGACATCGTGATCGAAGGCGGGAAGGTCCAGGCGGTGATGCGAGGCGCCGGGCGCCCGGCGGGGGCGCAGGTCATCGATGCCAGCGGAAAGTGGGTGAGCCCGGGGCTGATCGACGTGCACACCCACCTGGGCGTGCACGAACTGGGCGTGGGCCGCGAGGGGGCCGACTTCAACGAGACGAGCAGTCCGGTGACGCCGGAGGTGCGGGCCATCGACGGCATCAACCCGTTTGACACGGGATTCCAGGACGCCGTTCGGGCCGGCGTGACGACGGTACAGGTGATGCCCGGCAGCGCCAACGTGATCGGCGGCGAGATGGCCGTCCTCAAGACGCACGGGCGCGTCGTCGATGAGATGGTGGTGCGTGCGCCGTCGGGCATGAAGGCGGCGTTTGGCGAGAACCCGAAGCGGGTATACGGGGGCAAGGACAAGGCGCCGGTGACGCGCATGGGCGTCGCGGCCCTGTTCCGCCAGCAGCTCATGAAAGCCCAGGACTATCTGCGCCAGCGGGAGCAGGGTCAGGTGGCGACGCGCGATCTCGGCCTGGAGAACCTGGCCAAGGTTCTGCGCGGAGAGATCCCGCTGCGGGTGCACGCGCACCGCGCCGACGACATCGCGACCGTGCTGCGGTTGGCACGGGAGTTCGGCGTGACCCTCACCATTGAGCACTGCACGGAGGGACATCTCATCGCGGACCGCATCGCCGAAGCGGGCGTGCGGGTGTCGGTCGGTCCGACCATGTCCGCGCGTTCCAAGGTGGAGCTGGCGAACAAGGGCTGGCACACGGTGGCGGCCCTGGCGCGCGCGGGGGTTCCGGTGTCCATCACCACGGATCACCCCGTGGTCGCCATCGATTACCTGCTCACGGCTGTGGTGCACGCGGTGCGCCACGGTCTCGACGAGCGGACGGCATGGCAGGCGGTCACCATCAACGCCGCGCATCACCTCGGGGTCGCCGACCGGGTCGGGTCTCTGGAGGCCGGCAAGGATGCGGACGTGGTGATTTGGTCCGGCGATCCGCTGGATCTGCGCAACCGGGTAGAGGTGACCATCATCGACGGAGTGGTGGTGTACCGGGCGCAGTGACGCGTATGTGGCACGCTTGCCTCCTTGAGATCCTGCGGGCCAGAGGCTAGAAGTCGTCTCTGGCACGCAGTAATTGCCAGCAGGTATCCATCGCTTCCTCCAGGATGGCACCTTCCTCCTGACCGTAGGACCCATTGTCATAGTAGTGCTTGAGCGCGTTGTAGACAATGGGGACCTGCCACTTCGACCGGGGATCCGTCCAGGTCGTCACGACGCAGCGGTCGGTCAGAAACGTATCTATCTTTCGCTCACATATCTGCCAAGGACCCGCGGTCGCCTGTTCGTGGCGCTGCCGGATGGCCTGGATTTCCCTTGACTGCAAAGGCTTAGAGTCGTGCATCGTCCGTCCTCCAGCGGCTGGCGCATGTCAGCCTTCATCTCGTCCCTATCAAAAGTGATTGCAAGAAACTGTCGAAAGCTGTCGAACTATACTACTATTGTAGTACTATACTTGCCCGCCCTGTGTGCAAGATCGGGGGAACCGGATTTCATTCAGGCGTCACACAGAATCCTGCCGTATATCGGTCACCCTGTATCTCTGATAGCTTCTTAATTCTTGGAACGGACGGTGATGGGAATGAGGAGTTCCGGCGCCGTGTCCGCGTGGACACCGGAGAAGACCGAGCGGCTGAAAATGCTTGTCTTGCGTCACCTCGCGCGCGGCGGCACCGTGATGGACGCGTGCCAGCAGTTCGAGTTCGAAACCAATGGCGAGCACAAGGCGTGGGCTGCGCATGTTCGCTGGTTGTTGTTCATCCGGGCAAGCTGCGGGGAGGAGTACAGGCAAGCGCGCGTGGCGGGACGGCTCGGGCAAAGGGGCGTGACCCCGTCCGTCCCGATGGACGAAGCCGGGGACCGAGCGGATACCCCGCACGGGAACACGGAGGCGGAACAGGTCGCGCCTCAGGAAGACGATGGACAAGGGGGACTGGAAAGCGCCATGCTGCAATCGATTCATCTCCAGGACGAATTGGCAAGCAAACTCTTCTACTCGGTCACAGAGATTTTAGAGGACAGGAGGCAGCTCAAGGAGCTCATTCTGGAGTACGGCAAGCGGTTGGAGTTGGCTGAACGCAAAATCGCGGAGTTGCAGGAAGACAACCGGGTCGCCCAACACAAGTTGGAGAAGAAGGACCAGGAAATTGAACAAAAGGAGCGCCTTCTGTTGGAAGGCCAATTGAAGTACCAGCAACTTTACGAAGACTTCCAGCAATTCCGCGGGGAACAGGCGGAGGAGTATCAGCGCCTCCAGCAACAGATCGGCGAATTGCAGGCAAGGTACGAGGCGTTGAACGGCGAGTACGGCCGGTTCAGGGCCCACAGCACCAGGGAAATCGAGCGATTGCAGTCGCAACTCCGTGAATCGGAAGTGAGAAACACTCAGTTGCAGGCACAGTACGACGCGGTCCGCAATGAGAATGCCAATCTTGCCCGGCGCGTCGCGGACTTTGCGCGGCAAATCTCAAGCATGTTGGGGAGCGATACCTCGCTGGAACACCTGCAAGCCGCCGTTCCCATTCGGCCAATGCTGGTCAAACCGGAGGAAGAAGTGGGCCGCGCGAAGGCCTGAGCAAAGCCAGGCGGGATGGTGTGCATGGGTACAGACAGCCGTGCAATGCCCGAACTCGTTCAGGTCGCGGCGGACGAGCACGGGCCGTATCTCGTGGTAAGGGTGACCTTGGATGGCCGGCAGTGGACCATCCGCTGGGGAATCGATCAGTTTACATACGACGGCTTCAGACAGCGAGTCGTCCCATTCATGCATTCCCATTCGAGCCGGCGGCCGACCGTCTGGCTCTTCTATGAAAGCGCCGAAGATGCCGTCACCGGCGGGATGGCTGCGGGGGATCCACCGCTCCAGACACGGGTATTGGTGCACGTACATGGATGGATCAGCGAGATCTCCGTCCCCTGTTCCACGCTCTTTGTCTCCAATCTCCGGTGGTTGGTCTGCGTGGCTTCGGCGGATGAGCTTGCACCCCTGGTCTGGGAGAACCCCGATGGCCGCAAACCACCCCCGGCCACCGGGCAGTCGGATGGCCATGCCACGGGTGACGCCACCGAACGGAATCCGGCGGGTCCCCGGGACGGTGAGGCGAACCAACGGGGCGGAGTGAGCGGCCCGCGGCGGAAGGGTCTCGCACAGGCAGGACTTGAGGGGCGCCGGTGGACGGGTGCAGCGGCCGTCGTCGGCGCGGGGATCGCAGCCGCCGCCTTGTGGTCCTTCGTGGTCCATCCACATGTCCCTCAGGGATTGGCAGTCCATGCGATTTCCTCGTCGGACCGGCTGTGG includes the following:
- a CDS encoding prenyltransferase/squalene oxidase repeat-containing protein, which encodes MQYDALLQVLAQGIEALMERQRADGAFDFCCEVNPLPDAMMALCLRLMGAQTDTAGPSACTPGHAPVAPIVHTPVVWSASSPVDPLADALCRRIESLQDEDGAWRAYPDQPDNPSATALAYATLLLCGRAPDDPAMQRARDYLVRHGGLDAASHMTKILLATAGQYPWNRLPGEHIDFALLGPGAPLSLYDFSSYARVHMPSFMILRHLRHRFPVPPHPGIVSLLAPPRDLPALRTRFRHTRAIQRCRVWILDRLEPNGTLASYVTATVLAVFALAAVGDERDVPVIQRALEGMREMVRPLDGTLHQQVFTSTVWDTALALHALISARDALRSAGRPGSVPADHADPVEEAHLRRAAQYLASRQQDLPSDWCVHAPSVQPGGWGFSDVNTRYPDVDDTAAAVQALYPYRRDVWPVWKQGVRWLIGMQNEDGGWGAFERDSGKRWLERLPINDMGQAMTDPSSADLTGRVIEALSSTHVPARRAIARGVQWLRGAQREDGSWRGRWGICFLYGTWAAVSGLAAAGVPRDDPALRRAAAWLCSVQHADGGFGESCRSDEVDTFVDLAASTPTQTAWGLMALLAAVGPEAPETRRAAAALMDMAQPGGGWGEAYPTGAGIAGQAYIRYHSYPMVWPLLALARYAAQRPAP
- a CDS encoding DMT family transporter, translating into MNRGFVYLALATLGWSGNYIAGRYLAGAMPALFLNGVRWAISALILLAIARLTRRRVGLRRHARELFLLGLVGMFLFSSLTYIGLRSVPASQAGLISGTSPMFILLLGVAALRERPGWTAWIGVLLSMAGVAILMGVAGSPGDAAHGGGGGGWLSQGPLVLLLASFTWAVYTVLGKRWGGRITPFEVTAGAAVYGAIPSLAFGIWSLRGQTLHMTPMAWVALGYVSTVASVAAYFVWTSGVERVGAGRAAPWMNLLPVWSVVLGVLLLHERLTVRALTGGAVILAGALLTGVRSGRHPPGEAVSEGPGM
- a CDS encoding CDGSH iron-sulfur domain-containing protein, whose amino-acid sequence is MSEVIIRVRDNGSYRVEGPVKLLDAEGNEFEHKESFSLCRCGQSNNKPFCDGTHKTVGFQDACRAK
- a CDS encoding indolepyruvate ferredoxin oxidoreductase subunit alpha, giving the protein MAFVITSPCIGEKAAECVEVCPVDAIHDGGDTYLINPDVCIDCGACEPVCPVSAIFQEDFVPDEEKEWIAINRDFFRNAG
- the pcp gene encoding pyroglutamyl-peptidase I encodes the protein MDKRVLMTGFDPFGGETINPAWEAVRRLDGRALDGGWTIVAQQVPTVFDRSIAVLREAIGRVQPQVVICVGQAGGRTQITPERVAINVNDARIPDNAGQQPIDTPVVPGGPAAYFTKLPIKRIVTALREAGIPAAVSNTAGTYVCNHIFYGLMHLIATEHPQVRGGFVHIPYLPEQVTGKAEPSMALELIVRGLERVAAVSAAAYDAGSEADLAVTAGQEC
- a CDS encoding amidohydrolase gives rise to the protein MADRILITNGRVLSPTGEWVDGQDIVIEGGKVQAVMRGAGRPAGAQVIDASGKWVSPGLIDVHTHLGVHELGVGREGADFNETSSPVTPEVRAIDGINPFDTGFQDAVRAGVTTVQVMPGSANVIGGEMAVLKTHGRVVDEMVVRAPSGMKAAFGENPKRVYGGKDKAPVTRMGVAALFRQQLMKAQDYLRQREQGQVATRDLGLENLAKVLRGEIPLRVHAHRADDIATVLRLAREFGVTLTIEHCTEGHLIADRIAEAGVRVSVGPTMSARSKVELANKGWHTVAALARAGVPVSITTDHPVVAIDYLLTAVVHAVRHGLDERTAWQAVTINAAHHLGVADRVGSLEAGKDADVVIWSGDPLDLRNRVEVTIIDGVVVYRAQ